Proteins encoded within one genomic window of Bacteroides sedimenti:
- a CDS encoding TrpB-like pyridoxal phosphate-dependent enzyme: MSNKTKKFILPEEEIPHYWYNIQADMVNKPLPLLHPGTKQPMKAEDLYPIFAEELSKQELNQTDAWIEIPEEVRELYKNYRSTPLVRAYGLEKALGTPAHIYFKNESVSPVGSHKLNSALAQAYYCKKEGVTNITTETGAGQWGAALSYAAKAFGLELAVYMVKISYEQKPYRRSIMQTFGAQVTASPSMSTRAGKDILTKYPNHPGSLGTAISEAIELATTTPNCKYVLGSVLNQVSLHQTVIGLEAEKQMQMAGEYPDIVIGCFGGGSNFGGISFPFMRHNILDGKKTRFIAAEPASCPKLTRGKFQYDFGDESGYTPLLPMFTLGHNFTPANIHAGGLRYHGAGTIVSQLMKDGLMEAIDLKQLDTFNAGVVFAQAEGIIPAPESCHAIAAAIIEANKCKETGEEKVILFNLSGHGLIDMSSYDKYFSGDLVNYTLTDEAIAENLEKIGSLA, translated from the coding sequence ATGAGCAACAAAACAAAAAAATTCATACTTCCTGAAGAAGAAATTCCACACTACTGGTACAACATTCAGGCAGATATGGTAAATAAACCACTGCCTCTTCTTCATCCGGGAACCAAACAACCTATGAAGGCTGAAGATTTATATCCGATTTTTGCAGAAGAACTATCTAAGCAGGAGCTGAATCAAACAGACGCATGGATTGAAATACCCGAAGAGGTTCGTGAGTTATACAAGAATTACCGCAGTACTCCTCTTGTACGCGCTTACGGATTGGAAAAAGCACTCGGAACACCAGCTCACATCTACTTTAAGAATGAAAGTGTCAGTCCGGTGGGATCACATAAATTAAATTCTGCTCTTGCACAGGCATACTATTGCAAAAAAGAGGGAGTTACTAACATTACAACAGAAACCGGTGCTGGACAATGGGGAGCAGCACTTTCCTACGCCGCAAAAGCATTCGGACTGGAATTGGCAGTATACATGGTAAAGATCAGCTATGAACAGAAACCATATCGCCGTTCCATCATGCAAACATTCGGAGCACAGGTAACTGCATCTCCATCCATGTCTACCCGTGCCGGAAAAGATATTCTGACCAAATACCCAAACCATCCTGGTTCACTTGGAACTGCTATTTCCGAAGCTATCGAACTGGCAACCACAACTCCAAACTGTAAATATGTTCTTGGTTCGGTACTTAACCAGGTTTCTCTGCATCAGACAGTAATCGGTCTGGAAGCAGAAAAACAAATGCAGATGGCAGGTGAATATCCCGATATTGTAATTGGTTGCTTCGGAGGAGGTTCAAACTTTGGAGGAATCTCATTCCCATTCATGCGTCACAATATTCTTGATGGCAAAAAAACCAGATTCATCGCTGCAGAGCCTGCTTCATGTCCAAAACTGACAAGAGGTAAGTTCCAGTATGACTTTGGCGACGAATCAGGATACACACCCCTACTGCCTATGTTCACTCTGGGACACAACTTTACCCCGGCCAATATTCATGCCGGTGGTCTTCGTTACCACGGTGCGGGAACTATCGTTTCTCAATTGATGAAAGACGGATTAATGGAAGCTATCGATTTGAAACAACTCGACACATTCAACGCCGGCGTTGTATTTGCACAAGCGGAAGGTATTATTCCGGCTCCCGAATCTTGTCACGCAATTGCAGCTGCCATTATTGAAGCCAACAAATGCAAGGAGACAGGCGAAGAGAAAGTTATCCTCTTTAACCTCTCTGGCCATGGTCTGATTGATATGTCTTCATACGACAAATATTTCTCAGGAGACTTGGTAAACTACACACTTACCGATGAAGCCATTGCCGAAAATCTTGAAAAAATAGGTAGTCTTGCATAA